TGATGAAAAGGCTGGACTGCACCTATACCGGTATTTATCCCTTAAAAAGCCTTCAGGAGAAAAAAGAATTTTTATCCCGGATACTTCGGGAGGTTTCAAAGGAAATGGCGGATATGAAGGGAGAATGGAAGAGCCAGAGCAGCCTTGCCCAGAAGATCAGGGAGATTGTGGATGAGGAGTATGATTCCAATCAGATTTCCCTGGAATACGTGGGGTCAAAGGTGCATAAGAATTCTGCCTACATCTCCAAAATATTTAAAAATGAATTTGGGTGCAATTTCAGCGATTACATCATTACAAAGAGACTGGAAAAAAGCAAGAAGCTTCTTGCGGATCCTGCAAGGAAGATCTATGAAATTTCCGAGGAAATGGGCTGGGCCGATGTATCCAACTATATTAAGCTGTTTAAGAAAAAGTACGGGATAAGTCCGAAAGAGTACCGGAACATTATCCAGCCGGAGGGAGGAAGTGCAGAAAAAAACAATGAAAATGAATAAGGGAAAGGGGCAGGCAAAGAAAAGAAATATCGGATTAAAGCGCAGGATGCTGTATGGCATTCTCCAGGTGCTTATCCCGGTTATTGTGATCATAACCATACTGTTCTGGCATACGCGAAAGGTTATGAGGCAGGAGTACATGCGCACGACGCAGGGCCGGGTCACGGATATTGCCAATAAGATTGATGCAAAGCTTCAGGACATTTACAGCGTTTCCGATAATTTTGCGGCCAATGACCAGCTTGATGAATACATTGAAAAAGAATATTCCCCACAGGAGCAGTTGTATAAAAAGCTTGATATTGTGAAGATTTACAGCAACATTTTCGGAGCTTACGATATGCTGAACCAGCGGGTGAGGATCAGCGCCATATATACGTACAAAGGAGAATTATTTAATTTTCTGGACCCCAATAATGATACAGAAGAGGTGATTCAGAAACTGCGGGCCATGAACATTGAGGACCCTGACCTCCTGATGAAATTCCGCTGGTATCCCCTTCAGGACAATTTCCTTCTCAGCGACATGCCAGGGGAGGTCCGGGCCAGAAAGGCCGTAGTGGGCATACGAAGGATCTATTCCTGGACAAAGGGAAGATATGAGTATGTGCAGCTGTTTGCCTTAAAAGAACGGGATATCTATGATCAATATGCGGAGCTGGCAAAATCCATTCCAGGTGATATCTATGTGATCACAGAAGATGGAAAACTGATTTCCTCCAGTAATGAAAAGGCTGTTGAGGCAGGAGAGATTTCAGAAAAGCTGAAAGGAAAGATCCTGGATCAGATGGGAGATTTAAAAGAAGGATGGGAAGCTTTCGGAAATCAAATGATCCAGGTAAAGGCTTCCGATGTAAATGACTGGAAGATCGTTATGGTAGTTCCCATAAAATCAGTCACAAGGGAAGTGGATGTGCTCTACTACAGAATTTTCATGGTCATGGTGGCATGTGTGGGCTTTTGCGCCATGATGATATTATATTTATACAAGAGCTTCATGGACCCCATTGGAAAGCTTAACGCT
The nucleotide sequence above comes from Lacrimispora sp. BS-2. Encoded proteins:
- a CDS encoding histidine kinase; this translates as MQKKTMKMNKGKGQAKKRNIGLKRRMLYGILQVLIPVIVIITILFWHTRKVMRQEYMRTTQGRVTDIANKIDAKLQDIYSVSDNFAANDQLDEYIEKEYSPQEQLYKKLDIVKIYSNIFGAYDMLNQRVRISAIYTYKGELFNFLDPNNDTEEVIQKLRAMNIEDPDLLMKFRWYPLQDNFLLSDMPGEVRARKAVVGIRRIYSWTKGRYEYVQLFALKERDIYDQYAELAKSIPGDIYVITEDGKLISSSNEKAVEAGEISEKLKGKILDQMGDLKEGWEAFGNQMIQVKASDVNDWKIVMVVPIKSVTREVDVLYYRIFMVMVACVGFCAMMILYLYKSFMDPIGKLNASMKEVYGGNLNAYVEVKQKNEVGDMIRYYNSMLERINTHIIEGLQSDRKKKELELEVLMSQINPHFLYNTLENIVWMSNEAGRPDIGRTAASLGRMYRLSISGGQVIVPMEHEIEHLMAYVKIQKNRYKDEFEFDLRTDMRQIHELFSLKIIMQPVVENSFLYGMTGLKQPMMIHLTVKEKGQWVVIKVMDNGRGMDKEKLREIRDQIRFGKAGKDEEEQNRRSSGIGLHSVESRIKLYFGVDRAVSIYSKKDAGTLTVIRIPRITVEDIDEHGNLTSSSSEADCEYPIQEK